In Streptomyces venezuelae, the sequence CGACGGCGCTGTTCGCATCCGGAGCGCGGCCCCCCGGCCTGCCGCTGGACAGGTCCGGCCACACGGCGACCGACGACGAGCTGATCGCCGAACTCGCCGCGCTGGACGGTACCGACGAGCGGTTGCTGCAGAACGAGGACATGCGCGTGATGGTGCTGTCCGCGCTGCGCGCGGACTACCGGATGCTGGAGTCCCGCCGGCCCCACGGCTCAGCGGTGGCGTGCCCGGTCGTGTCCCTGACCGGGGACGCGGACCCCGTCGTGTCGGTCGGCGAGGCGGGCGGGTGGGCGGACCACACCACCGGCCCCTTCGACCTGCACGTCTTTCCCGGTGGCCACTTCTACCTCGGTGACCACTGGGCCGGTGTGAGCGCGGCGATCACGCAGCGGCTCGGGCGGCCCGCACCGGTACGGGCGGGATGACGGACGCGGGCCGGGAGGCCGGTCGGCCTCAGGGCCCGACCGGCCACGCGGCCGGGGCGGCGATCTCCAGTACCGCGCCACCGAAGGCGAACCCGGTGGAGTCGCCCATCATGACGACCCGGTCGCCGACCTCGACGGCCCCCGTCTCCAACAGGTGGGTCAGCCCGACGAACGGGTCGCCGCCACTGATGAGGTGGCCGATCGTGCGGCCCAGTCCCCACGTGGTGCGCTCGTCGTCGATGCCGAACTCGGCGTAGAGGTCACGGTCGACCAGGAACCGGCCGGAGTAGGGCAGGAGCCAGTGCCTGACGTCCTCCGGCCCGGTCTCCGCGTCGGCGAGCACGGCCCGCAGGCAGTCGCGCTTGGCCTCGGTCATCGTCCGCATCATCGACACGACGCGCCTGCGCTGCGCCGTGCGGTACGCCTGCTGGTCGTCGAAGCGGCCGGGGTCCAGCGGGGTGAGCCTGCTGAGCCTGCCGTCGCCCACGATCTCGGTGGAAAGGAGCCGTGCGACACCGGACCCGCGGGCCAGGACCATGGCGGTCGCGCCGTCACCGGCGACGGCGCCCTGGTCCTCGCGATAACGGTCCACCTGCCGTCCGTACTTGTCCGCCGAGGTCAGCACGGCCGCACCGCCGGCGGACACGTACATCGCGCCGAGCTCCAGCGAGGCGATCGCGCTGTTGCAGCCCTGCCGCAGCCCGAGGGCCCGGGCCCGTCCGTCGTGGGCCATGCCCTGTACGTAGGAGGCCGGCTCGGCGACTCCCTCCGGTCCCTGTTCGTCGACGTAGGCGTGGACGAACACGCCGATGTCGGCGTGGTCGACGGCGGACCGGGCGATGGCGGTGCGGGCGGCCTCGACGGCCATGTCGGCGGCGCAGCCGGAGCCCGCGACCGATATCGACTCGTAGCCGTGCGCCTCACGGACGGCCGGGTCGTACCGGCCGGCCGCCACCGCGTCCTGCACCGGCTCCCGGTCCCCGAGGACCACCGCAGTGGACCGGACATACACATCGTCCCAACGCACGAGACAACCTCCTGGAGCCTTAGGGGTGCTGAGAGTGAATGAGCCCGACCGTAACGATCTCCACGCAGCACCGGCAACGCTCGTGCCGGACGAGGTCCGTGACACCGCAGCGCGCCGGGCGCGCCTGGTCACGGCCTCGGAAGCGGCCCCGGAGGCCGCCTCGTCACGCCCTTCCGGCCCGTGTTCACGCACCTCGTGCGTGCCTTCACCGACCGGTGACGCTGTGGATACGATCCCGCGACGAACCGGGCCTGAAGGAGCGGGAATCGACCGCACCGTGCCCCGTGGGGTGCCCGAACGACCTGAACCGGAGAGGAACACCACCGTGACAGCCGCCGTGCTGCCCAACGTAGAGACCGTGGATGTCGCGGGGGTCGGCTTCGGTCCCGCCAACCTCGCCCTGGCGATCGCGCTCCAGGAGTCCGGGGCGCCGGTCACCATGGCCTTCCACGAGCGGCAGGCGAGCTTCGGCTGGCACACCGGCATGCTGATCGAAGGCGCCACCATGCAGGTCTCCTTCCTCAAGGACCTGGCGACGATGCGCAACCCCGGCAGCCGCTACACGTTCCTCGCCTACCTGCACGCCCACGGCAGGATGCCGGCCTTCATCAACAGCAAGATGCTGTACCCGTACCGGATCGAGTTCCACGACTACCTCGGCTGGTCCGCCGCGCAGTTCGACGCCCACACGTCCTACGGCTCGACCGTCGTGGACATCAGCCCGGTCCAGGGCCCCGACGGTCACGTCGACCTCCTCGACATCACCACGCAGGACGCCGACGGGAACCGGCACGTCCAGCGGGCACGCAACGTGGTGATCGGCACCGGGATGGTCCCCCACCTGCCCCCCGGCGTGACCGCCTCGGCCCGGATCCGCCACAGCTCCCAGCTGCTCACCCACGACTTCGGCACCCCCCGCCACGGCCGGTACCTCGTCGTCGGGGCCGGGCAGAGCGCCGCCGAGTGCGCCGACTACCTCCACCGCACCCACGGCGACGCGGCCGTGCACGCCGTCCACTCGCGCTACGGCTACAGCGTCGCGGACGACAGTCCCTTCGCGAACGCCATCTTCGACCCGGCAGCCGTCGACGACTTCTACCGGGCGCCGGACCAGACCAAGGAGGCGCTGCTCGCCCACCACGGCAACACCAACTACGCCGTGGTCGATCTGGACCTGAGCCAGGAGCTGTACCGGCGCGTCTACCTGGAGGAGGTGCAGGGCAGCCCGCGGCTGCACGTCCACCGGGTCTCGCGGCTGCGCTCCTGCACGGAGACCGCCGACGGCGTCGAGGCGGAGGTGGAGTCGCTGGTCACCGGTGAGGTGACGCGACTGATGGTGGACGGCGTCGTCTACGCCACCGGCTACCGGCCGGCGGATCCCCTGCCCCTGCTCGGCGACCTGGCCGACGAGTGCAAGAAGGACGACAGCGGCCGCCTGTACGTGGACCGCGACTACCGCGTCCGCACCTCGGACTCGCTGCGCTGCGGCATCTACCTGCACGGTGCCGGCACCGAGGCCAGCCACGGCCTGAGCGCAGGACTCCTTTCCAACACCGCGGTCCGCGCCGGCGAGATCGTGGAATCGATACTCCGCCAGAACTGACCCGGAGAGACACAGTGTTCGTTCCACCGAAGTACCGGGTCACCGAGCCCGGCCAGCTGCACGACATCATCCGGCAGAACCCCATGGGCATGCTGGTGAGCAACGGCCCCACCACGCCGTTCACCACCCTCCTGCCGATCATCCACCCCCCGCGCGACGACGAGCCCGAGTCCTTCTCCGGCTTCTCGCTGCTCGGCCACCTCAACCGGGCCAACCCGCACTGGCGGGCACTGGCCGGGGGCGGCCCCGCGAGCCTCGTCTTCAGCGGCCCCCACAGCTACGTCACCCCGGCCCTGTACGACACGTCGGTGGCCGCACCCACCTGGAACTACGTCACGGCCGAGCTGACCGGCGAACTGGTGCCCCTGCCCGCGGGCGAGGAGACCCTGGAGGTCGTCCGGCGCACCGCCGAACTGTTCGAGCACCGGTTCGGCAAGGGCTGGGAGTCCGCCGGGTCGGTCGACTACTTCCGGAGCATCGTGAGCGGGGTCGGCGCCTTCCGGTTCGACGTGACCTCCTCGCGGGCCCTGGTCAAGCTCAGCCAGGAGAAGAGCCCCGCGGTACGCGCCCGGGTGGCCCGGAGCATGCTCGACGACGCAGACGCAACCCGTCGCGCGCTCGGCGCCCACATGTGCCGGGTCGGGCGGGCGGAGCCGGCGCCGGGCCCCGCCCTGTGGGGTGGGACCGCACGGCCGGAGTGCCTCCTGGAGGGGCTGGTCCGCACCGTGGCGGAACGCCCCGACGAGCTCGCCCTGGTCGACGGGT encodes:
- a CDS encoding thioesterase II family protein, encoding MTNGQDAWIRRYRAAPEAPVQVVCLPHAGGTASYFRPMAKGLFPAAEVLAVQYPGRQDRIGEPCITDFEELIERTFAAVRSATDRPVALFGHSMGALLAFEVAGRLEACGAAPTALFASGARPPGLPLDRSGHTATDDELIAELAALDGTDERLLQNEDMRVMVLSALRADYRMLESRRPHGSAVACPVVSLTGDADPVVSVGEAGGWADHTTGPFDLHVFPGGHFYLGDHWAGVSAAITQRLGRPAPVRAG
- a CDS encoding ketoacyl-ACP synthase III family protein codes for the protein MRWDDVYVRSTAVVLGDREPVQDAVAAGRYDPAVREAHGYESISVAGSGCAADMAVEAARTAIARSAVDHADIGVFVHAYVDEQGPEGVAEPASYVQGMAHDGRARALGLRQGCNSAIASLELGAMYVSAGGAAVLTSADKYGRQVDRYREDQGAVAGDGATAMVLARGSGVARLLSTEIVGDGRLSRLTPLDPGRFDDQQAYRTAQRRRVVSMMRTMTEAKRDCLRAVLADAETGPEDVRHWLLPYSGRFLVDRDLYAEFGIDDERTTWGLGRTIGHLISGGDPFVGLTHLLETGAVEVGDRVVMMGDSTGFAFGGAVLEIAAPAAWPVGP
- a CDS encoding lysine N(6)-hydroxylase/L-ornithine N(5)-oxygenase family protein, with product MTAAVLPNVETVDVAGVGFGPANLALAIALQESGAPVTMAFHERQASFGWHTGMLIEGATMQVSFLKDLATMRNPGSRYTFLAYLHAHGRMPAFINSKMLYPYRIEFHDYLGWSAAQFDAHTSYGSTVVDISPVQGPDGHVDLLDITTQDADGNRHVQRARNVVIGTGMVPHLPPGVTASARIRHSSQLLTHDFGTPRHGRYLVVGAGQSAAECADYLHRTHGDAAVHAVHSRYGYSVADDSPFANAIFDPAAVDDFYRAPDQTKEALLAHHGNTNYAVVDLDLSQELYRRVYLEEVQGSPRLHVHRVSRLRSCTETADGVEAEVESLVTGEVTRLMVDGVVYATGYRPADPLPLLGDLADECKKDDSGRLYVDRDYRVRTSDSLRCGIYLHGAGTEASHGLSAGLLSNTAVRAGEIVESILRQN